From Drosophila suzukii chromosome 2R, CBGP_Dsuzu_IsoJpt1.0, whole genome shotgun sequence, a single genomic window includes:
- the Corin gene encoding uncharacterized protein Corin isoform X1, with the protein MNALDMNKQFLSVSQDHQHLTTSVADRRSRSRSERASSLALPLNSLLDFYDKQQEQCKSVTLLPLPSNCSNIGDSSNTGDSSNISTSNSIVRRHSSHYYPMLEDKQKPSQLSQAATEMLVNMTEQKYGQSAHQGAAMSTTGGRQFHQQIQQHQQRVDTPVTPPPPIPRRLLRGKSAWQASTPHPLPLPPSAGGQEGAHGTGTVFVYPQPTNVTTEAVGRGSGDGGGGGGAGLQSALLVDIATRPAPGYADADGISDDDRMSLENSVFDESLTSTPVKVAGYLAGRYSGLSHMAKRAQRSSSSTVDSAYGSSLGGHSERFASSSTSVDFRSRFSSVDTQSSLDEKPLSSSIDSPLARDSRDAYRDAMHKLNNNNTSLGLPLYPASNNNNGSIISSGGGLGVGGADGSKLPVVPARKQPPPLKGSGNSNNSVGETQSQGSSSKEPSSVSASASTSSAASAGSSTISSGTMSSMSGTCPATMPSTDSTTKRPGPPEPPLRQANVFDLVDSGSRGHPPPPLTVRNKLVRNNKPPPITYPRMQQRQDSTLSSDSYSISSSPGYNSKLMEVPLLGSSRKSNAPGSAQRQTPLMDLAPTRFLGGSSSGSGKQAPAVPPPRGKINFRQDSTISSDSFSQTSSPGYNPKLMEAPLLPSLSAKRLCSAPAPIVCRQGVQHEPIEELEPPQTISPLHKTAGQPSSLQTIVRFQNGAPHTMSLQHQIINRRKSSNPYITNGRLKFRLFQILINAFALLAIAGGLAAYFNAYPTIKFVNKTIINTIHVEDTTSFGKNPAPGTCLPIIVRFCQGPQIPYNYTVFPNYIGHFGQLETQTDLDSYEALVDVRCYELVSLFLCTLFVPKCGQSGATVPPCKTLCTETMRRCGFFFDVFGLSLPEYLNCKLFKDFPSPEDCVGVDEVREVMKAATHPKCDGFQCDQNRCLPQEYVCDGHLDCMDQADEASCERCGPDEIYCGDSQCIGTKHICDGIIDCPYGQDERNCLRLSERNGDVGTGVLEVYRIGQRQWMPACVKNWDRAVSPSAVCSILGYSAVNATSVLTQRTHRPLLASVNVSTDIWKMYAKRKSTLMQEFANCKKSEDYPMAELTCSNYECGRVKRGRHKPSRRIIGGTQASPGNWPFLAAILGGPEKIFYCAGVLISDQWVLTASHCVGNYSVIDLEDWTIQLGVTRRNSFTYSGQKVKVKAVIPHPQYNMAIAHDNDIALFQLSTRVAFHEHLLPVCLPPPSVRNLHPGTLCTVIGWGKREDKDREWIIEISGLSTRQIILLYPTAKSTYEFIVNEVQVPIITRNQCDEWLDNLTVSEGMVCAGFDDGGKDACQGDSGGPLLCPYPGEKDRWFVGGIVSWGIMCAHPRLPGVYANVVQYVPWIQEQIAKHTRPINEDRVNKYDLHPGGPDILSKIATDPMHEGKPHHFTHSRTSSKN; encoded by the exons ATGAACGCACTCGATATGAATAAACAATTTCTGAGCGTCTCCCAGGACCATCAGCATCTGACGACCTCGGTGGCAGACCGGCGGAGTCGCTCCAG ATCGGAGCGTGCCTCGAGCCTGGCCCTGCCGCTCAACTCCCTGCTGGACTTCTACGACAAGCAGCAGGAGCAGTGCAAGTCGGTCACCCTGCTGCCACTGCCCAGCAACTGCAGCAACATCggcgacagcagcaacaccggggacagcagcaacatctccACCAGCAACAGCATCGTGCGGCGACACTCCTCCCACTACTATCCCATGCTCGAGGACAAGCAGAAGCCGTCGCAGCTGTCCCAGGCAGCCACCGAAATGCTT GTAAACATGACGGAGCAGAAATATGGCCAGTCAGCGCACCAGGGGGCGGCCATGTCCACCACAGGAGGCAGGCAGTTCCACCAGCAGATCCAACAGCACCAACAGCGGGTGGACACCCCGGTGACGCCCCCACCGCCCATTCCGCGTCGCCTTCTGCGCGGCAAGTCCGCCTGGCAGGCTTCCACGCCCCACCCACTTCCACTTCCTCCTTCGGCTGGCGGACAGGAAGGCGCCCATGGCACGGGCACAGTGTTTGTTTATCCGCAGCCAACGAACGTGACCACAGAGGCAGTGGGTCGGGGATCGGGcgacggaggaggaggaggaggagctggGCTGCAATCAGCGCTGCTTGTTGACATAGCCACACGTCCTGCGCCCGGATATGCGGATGCCGATGGGATTTCCGATGACGACCGCATGAGTCTGGAGAACTCCGTGTTTGACGAGTCGCTAACCTCCACGCCCGTCAAGGTCGCCGGCTATCTGGCCGGACGCTACTCTGGCCTGAGCCACATGGCCAAGCGGGCTCAGCGCTCCTCCAGCAGCACCGTGGACTCGGCCTACGGCTCATCGCTGGGCGGGCACAGCGAGCGTTTTGCCAGCAGCTCCACCAGCGTGGACTTTCGCAGTCGCTTCTCCTCGGTGGACACGCAGTCCTCCCTCGACGAGAAGCCCCTGTCCAGCTCGATTGACTCACCTTTGGCCAGGGACTCCAGGGATGCGTACCGAGATGCCATGCACAAGCTGAACAACAATAATACCAGCCTGGGATTGCCCCTTTATCCGGCCAGTAATAATAACAACGGCAGCATTATAAGCAGCGGAGGAGGATTGGGAGTCGGAGGAGCTGATGGCTCCAAGTTACCAGTGGTTCCTGCTCGCAAGCAGCCACCTCCTCTAAAGGGCAGCGGGAACAGCAACAACTCGGTGGGCGAGACCCAATCCCAGGGCTCTTCCTCCAAGGAACCCAGCAGCGTCTCGGCATCGGCGTCCACTTCGTCCGCCGCCTCGGCAGGATCCAGCACCATTTCCAGTGGCACTATGTCATCCATGTCGGGGACATGCCCGGCGACTATGCCGTCTACCGACTCAACTACCAAACGTCCAGGGCCTCCGGAGCCACCATTGCGACAGGCCAATGTCTTTGATCTGGTGGATTCGGGCTCACGGGGTCATCCGCCTCCTCCGTTGACGGTGCGGAATAAGTTGGTCCGCAACAACAAGCCGCCACCCATCACCTATCCACGGATGCAGCAGCGTCAGGACTCCACTTTGTCCAGCGACAGCTACTCGATCAGCTCCAGTCCTGGCTACAACTCCAAACTGATGGAGGTTCCCCTGTTGGGCTCGAGCCGCAAGTCCAATGCTCCCGGCTCCGCCCAGCGACAGACTCCTCTCATGGATTTGGCACCAACGCGATTTTTGGGAGGATCCTCCTCCGGAAGTGGCAAGCAGGCTCCCGCAGTACCGCCGCCCAGGGGCAAGATCAACTTTCGGCAGGACTCGACCATCTCGAGCGACAGCTTCAGTCAGACGTCCAGCCCGGGCTACAATCCCAAGCTCATGGAGGCGCCGCTGCTACCTTCTTTGTCCGCCAAGCGATTGTGCAGTG CTCCTGCTCCGATTGTGTGCCGCCAGGGGGTGCAGCACGAGCCCATTGAGGAGTTGGAACCGCCACAGACGATCTCGCCACTCCACAAGACGGCTGGCCAACCCAGCAGCCTGCAGACCATAGTGCGCTTCCAGAATGGAGCACCGCACACTATGTCCTTGCAGCACCAG ATTATCAACCGGCGAAAGAGCTCCAATCCGTACATCACCAACGGCCGCTTGAAGTTCCGCCTGTTCCAGATCCTGATCAACGCCTTCGCCCTGCTGGCCATCGCCGGGGGTCTGGCCGCCTACTTTAATGCCTATCCAACTATCAAGTTCGTCAACAAGACCATCATCAATACGATCCATGTGGAGGACACTACGAGTTTTGGCAAGAATCCAGCCCCAGGCACTTGCCTTCCCATCATTGTGCGCTTTTGTCAGGGTCCCCAGATCCCCTACAACTACACCGTGTTCCCCAACTACATCGGTCACTTTGGCCAGCTGGAGACGCAAACG GACTTGGATTCCTATGAGGCCCTGGTGGATGTGAGGTGCTACGAGCTGGTGTCCCTGTTTCTGTGCACGCTTTTTGTGCCCAAGTGCGGCCAGAGCGG CGCCACTGTGCCACCTTGTAAGACCCTCTGCACGGAGACAATGCGTCGCTGCGGCTTCTTTTTCGACGTATTCGGATTGAGTCTACCGGAGTACCTGAACTGCAAGCTCTTCAAAGACTTTCCCAGTCCCGAGGATTGCGTTGGTGTGGATGAGGTCCGCGAGGTGATGAAGGCCGCCACGCATCCCAAGTGCGATGGCTTCCAGTGCGACCAGAACCGCTGTCTGCCGCAGGAGTACGTGTGCGATGGCCACCTGGACTGCATGGACCAAGCGGACGAGGCCTCCTGCGAACGGTGCGGTCCGGACGAGATCTACTGCGGGGATAGCCAGTGCATCGGTACGAAGCACATATGCGATGGGATCATCGACTGTCCCTACGGCCAGGATGAGCGCAATTGCC TGAGACTGAGCGAACGGAATGGCGATGTGGGCACTGGGGTTCTGGAGGTCTATCGCATCGGTCAGCGGCAATGGATGCCCGCTTGTGTGAAGAACTGGGATCGGGCGGTCTCGCCCAGCGCTGTTTGCTCCATTCTGGGCTACTCGGCTGTGAATGCCACCAGTGTCCTGACCCAACGTACTCATCGCCCGCTTCTGGCCTCTGTGAATGTGTCCACTGACATTTGGAAGATGTACGCCAAAAGGAAGTCAACCTTGATGCAGGAGTTCGCCAACTGCAAGAAGTCGGAGGACTATCCGATGGCTGAGCTCACATGCTCCAATTATG AGTGCGGCCGAGTTAAGCGGGGCAGGCACAAGCCTTCGAGGCGGATCATAGGAGGAACCCAGGCAAGTCCCGGCAATTGGCCATTCCTGGCCGCCATTTTGGGCGGTCCGGAGAAGATCTTCTACTGCGCCGGCGTCCTTATATCGGATCAATGGGTCCTTACAGCCTCGCACTGCGTGGGAAA CTATAGCGTAATTGACTTGGAGGACTGGACCATTCAGCTGGGCGTAACGCGTCGCAACTCCTTCACCTACTCGGGTCAGAAGGTCAAGGTCAAGGCTGTCATTCCCCATCCGCAGTACAACATGGCCATTGCCCACGACAATGACATAGCCCTCTTTCAG CTCTCCACACGCGTTGCCTTCCATGAGCACCTTTTACCCGTTTGTTTGCCGCCACCGAGCGTGAGGAATCTGCATCCTGGCACCCTGTGCACCGTCATCGGATGGGGCAAGCGGGAGGACAAGGATCGTGAGTGGATTATAGAGATTTCCGGACTAAGTACAAGACAAATCATTCTTCTTTATCCCACAGCCAAGTCCACGTACGAGTTTATAGTGAACGAGGTGCAGGTGCCCATTATCACGCGTAACCAGTGCGACGAGTGGCTGGACAACTTGACCGTGTCGGAGGGCATGGTGTGTGCCGGATTCGACGATGGCGGCAAGGATGCCTGTCAG GGCGACTCGGGTGGTCCGCTGCTGTGTCCGTATCCGGGGGAGAAGGATCGCTGGTTCGTTGGCGGCATCGTGTCCTGGGGCATTATGTGTGCCCATCCCCGTCTGCCCGGCGTGTATGCCAATGTGGTGCAGTATGTGCCCTGGATACAGGAGCAGATCGCGAAGCACACACGTCCCATCAACGAGGATCGGGTGAACAAGTACGACCTGCATCCGGGTGGACCCGACATCCTGTCCAAAATAGCCACTGACCCGATGCACGAGGGCAAGCCCCACCACTTCACCCACTCCAGGACATCGTCCAAAAACTAA
- the Corin gene encoding uncharacterized protein Corin isoform X2 yields the protein MNALDMNKQFLSVSQDHQHLTTSVADRRSRSRSERASSLALPLNSLLDFYDKQQEQCKSVTLLPLPSNCSNIGDSSNTGDSSNISTSNSIVRRHSSHYYPMLEDKQKPSQLSQAATEMLVNMTEQKYGQSAHQGAAMSTTGGRQFHQQIQQHQQRVDTPVTPPPPIPRRLLRGKSAWQASTPHPLPLPPSAGGQEGAHGTGTVFVYPQPTNVTTEAVGRGSGDGGGGGGAGLQSALLVDIATRPAPGYADADGISDDDRMSLENSVFDESLTSTPVKVAGYLAGRYSGLSHMAKRAQRSSSSTVDSAYGSSLGGHSERFASSSTSVDFRSRFSSVDTQSSLDEKPLSSSIDSPLARDSRDAYRDAMHKLNNNNTSLGLPLYPASNNNNGSIISSGGGLGVGGADGSKLPVVPARKQPPPLKGSGNSNNSVGETQSQGSSSKEPSSVSASASTSSAASAGSSTISSGTMSSMSGTCPATMPSTDSTTKRPGPPEPPLRQANVFDLVDSGSRGHPPPPLTVRNKLVRNNKPPPITYPRMQQRQDSTLSSDSYSISSSPGYNSKLMEVPLLGSSRKSNAPGSAQRQTPLMDLAPTRFLGGSSSGSGKQAPAVPPPRGKINFRQDSTISSDSFSQTSSPGYNPKLMEAPLLPSLSAKRLCSAPAPIVCRQGVQHEPIEELEPPQTISPLHKTAGQPSSLQTIVRFQNGAPHTMSLQHQIINRRKSSNPYITNGRLKFRLFQILINAFALLAIAGGLAAYFNAYPTIKFVNKTIINTIHVEDTTSFGKNPAPGTCLPIIVRFCQGPQIPYNYTVFPNYIGHFGQLETQTDLDSYEALVDVRCYELVSLFLCTLFVPKCGQSGATVPPCKTLCTETMRRCGFFFDVFGLSLPEYLNCKLFKDFPSPEDCVGVDEVREVMKAATHPKCDGFQCDQNRCLPQEYVCDGHLDCMDQADEASCERCGPDEIYCGDSQCIGTKHICDGIIDCPYGQDERNCLRLSERNGDVGTGVLEVYRIGQRQWMPACVKNWDRAVSPSAVCSILGYSAVNATSVLTQRTHRPLLASVNVSTDIWKMYAKRKSTLMQEFANCKKSEDYPMAELTCSNYECGRVKRGRHKPSRRIIGGTQASPGNWPFLAAILGGPEKIFYCAGVLISDQWVLTASHCVGNYSVIDLEDWTIQLGVTRRNSFTYSGQKVKVKAVIPHPQYNMAIAHDNDIALFQLSTRVAFHEHLLPVCLPPPSVRNLHPGTLCTVIGWGKREDKDPKSTYEFIVNEVQVPIITRNQCDEWLDNLTVSEGMVCAGFDDGGKDACQGDSGGPLLCPYPGEKDRWFVGGIVSWGIMCAHPRLPGVYANVVQYVPWIQEQIAKHTRPINEDRVNKYDLHPGGPDILSKIATDPMHEGKPHHFTHSRTSSKN from the exons ATGAACGCACTCGATATGAATAAACAATTTCTGAGCGTCTCCCAGGACCATCAGCATCTGACGACCTCGGTGGCAGACCGGCGGAGTCGCTCCAG ATCGGAGCGTGCCTCGAGCCTGGCCCTGCCGCTCAACTCCCTGCTGGACTTCTACGACAAGCAGCAGGAGCAGTGCAAGTCGGTCACCCTGCTGCCACTGCCCAGCAACTGCAGCAACATCggcgacagcagcaacaccggggacagcagcaacatctccACCAGCAACAGCATCGTGCGGCGACACTCCTCCCACTACTATCCCATGCTCGAGGACAAGCAGAAGCCGTCGCAGCTGTCCCAGGCAGCCACCGAAATGCTT GTAAACATGACGGAGCAGAAATATGGCCAGTCAGCGCACCAGGGGGCGGCCATGTCCACCACAGGAGGCAGGCAGTTCCACCAGCAGATCCAACAGCACCAACAGCGGGTGGACACCCCGGTGACGCCCCCACCGCCCATTCCGCGTCGCCTTCTGCGCGGCAAGTCCGCCTGGCAGGCTTCCACGCCCCACCCACTTCCACTTCCTCCTTCGGCTGGCGGACAGGAAGGCGCCCATGGCACGGGCACAGTGTTTGTTTATCCGCAGCCAACGAACGTGACCACAGAGGCAGTGGGTCGGGGATCGGGcgacggaggaggaggaggaggagctggGCTGCAATCAGCGCTGCTTGTTGACATAGCCACACGTCCTGCGCCCGGATATGCGGATGCCGATGGGATTTCCGATGACGACCGCATGAGTCTGGAGAACTCCGTGTTTGACGAGTCGCTAACCTCCACGCCCGTCAAGGTCGCCGGCTATCTGGCCGGACGCTACTCTGGCCTGAGCCACATGGCCAAGCGGGCTCAGCGCTCCTCCAGCAGCACCGTGGACTCGGCCTACGGCTCATCGCTGGGCGGGCACAGCGAGCGTTTTGCCAGCAGCTCCACCAGCGTGGACTTTCGCAGTCGCTTCTCCTCGGTGGACACGCAGTCCTCCCTCGACGAGAAGCCCCTGTCCAGCTCGATTGACTCACCTTTGGCCAGGGACTCCAGGGATGCGTACCGAGATGCCATGCACAAGCTGAACAACAATAATACCAGCCTGGGATTGCCCCTTTATCCGGCCAGTAATAATAACAACGGCAGCATTATAAGCAGCGGAGGAGGATTGGGAGTCGGAGGAGCTGATGGCTCCAAGTTACCAGTGGTTCCTGCTCGCAAGCAGCCACCTCCTCTAAAGGGCAGCGGGAACAGCAACAACTCGGTGGGCGAGACCCAATCCCAGGGCTCTTCCTCCAAGGAACCCAGCAGCGTCTCGGCATCGGCGTCCACTTCGTCCGCCGCCTCGGCAGGATCCAGCACCATTTCCAGTGGCACTATGTCATCCATGTCGGGGACATGCCCGGCGACTATGCCGTCTACCGACTCAACTACCAAACGTCCAGGGCCTCCGGAGCCACCATTGCGACAGGCCAATGTCTTTGATCTGGTGGATTCGGGCTCACGGGGTCATCCGCCTCCTCCGTTGACGGTGCGGAATAAGTTGGTCCGCAACAACAAGCCGCCACCCATCACCTATCCACGGATGCAGCAGCGTCAGGACTCCACTTTGTCCAGCGACAGCTACTCGATCAGCTCCAGTCCTGGCTACAACTCCAAACTGATGGAGGTTCCCCTGTTGGGCTCGAGCCGCAAGTCCAATGCTCCCGGCTCCGCCCAGCGACAGACTCCTCTCATGGATTTGGCACCAACGCGATTTTTGGGAGGATCCTCCTCCGGAAGTGGCAAGCAGGCTCCCGCAGTACCGCCGCCCAGGGGCAAGATCAACTTTCGGCAGGACTCGACCATCTCGAGCGACAGCTTCAGTCAGACGTCCAGCCCGGGCTACAATCCCAAGCTCATGGAGGCGCCGCTGCTACCTTCTTTGTCCGCCAAGCGATTGTGCAGTG CTCCTGCTCCGATTGTGTGCCGCCAGGGGGTGCAGCACGAGCCCATTGAGGAGTTGGAACCGCCACAGACGATCTCGCCACTCCACAAGACGGCTGGCCAACCCAGCAGCCTGCAGACCATAGTGCGCTTCCAGAATGGAGCACCGCACACTATGTCCTTGCAGCACCAG ATTATCAACCGGCGAAAGAGCTCCAATCCGTACATCACCAACGGCCGCTTGAAGTTCCGCCTGTTCCAGATCCTGATCAACGCCTTCGCCCTGCTGGCCATCGCCGGGGGTCTGGCCGCCTACTTTAATGCCTATCCAACTATCAAGTTCGTCAACAAGACCATCATCAATACGATCCATGTGGAGGACACTACGAGTTTTGGCAAGAATCCAGCCCCAGGCACTTGCCTTCCCATCATTGTGCGCTTTTGTCAGGGTCCCCAGATCCCCTACAACTACACCGTGTTCCCCAACTACATCGGTCACTTTGGCCAGCTGGAGACGCAAACG GACTTGGATTCCTATGAGGCCCTGGTGGATGTGAGGTGCTACGAGCTGGTGTCCCTGTTTCTGTGCACGCTTTTTGTGCCCAAGTGCGGCCAGAGCGG CGCCACTGTGCCACCTTGTAAGACCCTCTGCACGGAGACAATGCGTCGCTGCGGCTTCTTTTTCGACGTATTCGGATTGAGTCTACCGGAGTACCTGAACTGCAAGCTCTTCAAAGACTTTCCCAGTCCCGAGGATTGCGTTGGTGTGGATGAGGTCCGCGAGGTGATGAAGGCCGCCACGCATCCCAAGTGCGATGGCTTCCAGTGCGACCAGAACCGCTGTCTGCCGCAGGAGTACGTGTGCGATGGCCACCTGGACTGCATGGACCAAGCGGACGAGGCCTCCTGCGAACGGTGCGGTCCGGACGAGATCTACTGCGGGGATAGCCAGTGCATCGGTACGAAGCACATATGCGATGGGATCATCGACTGTCCCTACGGCCAGGATGAGCGCAATTGCC TGAGACTGAGCGAACGGAATGGCGATGTGGGCACTGGGGTTCTGGAGGTCTATCGCATCGGTCAGCGGCAATGGATGCCCGCTTGTGTGAAGAACTGGGATCGGGCGGTCTCGCCCAGCGCTGTTTGCTCCATTCTGGGCTACTCGGCTGTGAATGCCACCAGTGTCCTGACCCAACGTACTCATCGCCCGCTTCTGGCCTCTGTGAATGTGTCCACTGACATTTGGAAGATGTACGCCAAAAGGAAGTCAACCTTGATGCAGGAGTTCGCCAACTGCAAGAAGTCGGAGGACTATCCGATGGCTGAGCTCACATGCTCCAATTATG AGTGCGGCCGAGTTAAGCGGGGCAGGCACAAGCCTTCGAGGCGGATCATAGGAGGAACCCAGGCAAGTCCCGGCAATTGGCCATTCCTGGCCGCCATTTTGGGCGGTCCGGAGAAGATCTTCTACTGCGCCGGCGTCCTTATATCGGATCAATGGGTCCTTACAGCCTCGCACTGCGTGGGAAA CTATAGCGTAATTGACTTGGAGGACTGGACCATTCAGCTGGGCGTAACGCGTCGCAACTCCTTCACCTACTCGGGTCAGAAGGTCAAGGTCAAGGCTGTCATTCCCCATCCGCAGTACAACATGGCCATTGCCCACGACAATGACATAGCCCTCTTTCAG CTCTCCACACGCGTTGCCTTCCATGAGCACCTTTTACCCGTTTGTTTGCCGCCACCGAGCGTGAGGAATCTGCATCCTGGCACCCTGTGCACCGTCATCGGATGGGGCAAGCGGGAGGACAAGGATC CCAAGTCCACGTACGAGTTTATAGTGAACGAGGTGCAGGTGCCCATTATCACGCGTAACCAGTGCGACGAGTGGCTGGACAACTTGACCGTGTCGGAGGGCATGGTGTGTGCCGGATTCGACGATGGCGGCAAGGATGCCTGTCAG GGCGACTCGGGTGGTCCGCTGCTGTGTCCGTATCCGGGGGAGAAGGATCGCTGGTTCGTTGGCGGCATCGTGTCCTGGGGCATTATGTGTGCCCATCCCCGTCTGCCCGGCGTGTATGCCAATGTGGTGCAGTATGTGCCCTGGATACAGGAGCAGATCGCGAAGCACACACGTCCCATCAACGAGGATCGGGTGAACAAGTACGACCTGCATCCGGGTGGACCCGACATCCTGTCCAAAATAGCCACTGACCCGATGCACGAGGGCAAGCCCCACCACTTCACCCACTCCAGGACATCGTCCAAAAACTAA